Below is a window of Roseivirga misakiensis DNA.
CATAAACCGACTGCCTCCCGGCGCATCTCGATAAATGTGGTAGATCGTGCTGTCTGGCGCCAACTGTAAACTTAGACTTTCTTCGACCGGGGTCGTCAAGACCGATTCTAGTGGAGCATCGTCTCGAATATCGAGCATATTGAATCGGTAAATATTACCCGAAGTCCCATCATTTCTACTGAAGAATAGATGGTTTCCAGATACCGACCAGCCGGCAGAACCTCCAAAGGTTTCGCCTAAAACGAAAGTGTTCAAAATAGTTCTGCGGAAGGTTAATTCTGGAACTGCTTCATTGAAATGTAATATCTGAATATTAGAATTATTGGACGGAATGACTGCTATCTGACTTGTAGCGGTATTATACGCCATGTGGAGGGCTTCTATTGGCGTGGTTAAATTCAAGTTTCCAACCGCGTTGAACGAACCTCCAGGTTCAGGAATACTATGTATTTCGAATAATCCGTTGGTCGCGTTTTGCGTGATAAGCCAAAATTCCGTCATGTCTCTTGACCCTATGGTAATCATACCATTACCGCGATCTGTAATGCCTGATAACAAGTTTTTTCCAATTGCGGTCACCTCTCCAGCAGGAGGGCCATCGGCTCTATTTCCCTGCACACTACGATCTACTACTGTGTATAGAATTTCTCCTGCTGCATTTCTATGGAATAGATAAAAAAGGTCTTCATTTCCTGCCCCAGGCACAGGACTCGTACTCATGGCCTGAATACCAGTGGCATCGGTAATAATCCCGTTACCGTTCTGCATTATCTCATTTGTACCATCGTAAATATTAATCCCGTCTGAGTAGAAGATGAGATCGCCACTCGTGGGATCGGTGGAGGTAATTTTTTCACCAATGTTCAATTGTGGCCTTTTTCCTTGATCCAAAAAGGCTTCACTTGTAATACTTTTACCGAAAATCAGGGCTTCATCATTACCTGTGAAATACCAGTTGTGCCTGGTAAAATCTTGGCCTAGAGCGGTTAAGGACAAAACCAGGCCAAAAAATAAAAAAACAAGTCGTAGTTTTCTGTTCACAGTGAAATTCTCTTTCTGGTAAACACCAAGGTAAATTGATACCCTTATTACGCGGTTAATGGACTTTTTATTATATTCAACGCCTCATTAAACACGCCCTAAGATAACGGAAAAGTTTATTGAGGAAACGTTGTTTTGGTAATTTGATTCTTCAAATCCATTGAAGAAAATATAATTGTATCAGGGTCGTTAGGAGTTAAATTGTTTAAGACATTACATGAGAAAGGCATTTGTTTTATTAGTAGGCTTTTTGGCCATTTGTACTTCTAGAGAGGCAAAGGCTCAAGATGCCCAATTTTCTCAGTTTTATGCAGCTCCCTTGTATATCAACCCGGCCTTTACTGGGGCTTCTCAGTTTACTCGTTTTGGAGTGAACTATCGAAGTCAATGGCCTAACCTTCAGGCTTCGTTTGAAACGTTTTCATTTTATGCCGATCACTATATCGATCGGTACAATAGCGGTATTGGTTTAATCGTCACCACCGATCGAGAAGGACAAGAGGGTTTAACTTCTACCAACATTGGTTTTAGTTATGCTTATCAATTGCAACTGACAGAAAACTTAGTTTTTAGACCAGGAGTTCAATACAGTCTTTTTTCAAGGAATGCAGCATTTCAGAATCTAGTTTTCACCAATCAAATCAATACAATTACTGGTGAAATTGACAGAACGATTACCGATCCAGCGATCATTGCAGGACAAGATTTACAGTCCAATTTCGGTGATATAAGCGTTGGTGGGGTACTTTATTCTAGAAGACTGTTTTTAGGGGTAGCGCTTCAGCACATTACAGAGCCGAATCAGTCATTATTAGACGGTGATGAATTTAGTGTTTTGCCAGCCAGGCTGACCATTCACGGCGGTTATAAAATTGACTTAAGATCGGGTGGATTAAGAAACGATTTAACTTACACATTAAAGGAGAGAAGTATTACGCCAGTTTTCCAGTACAAGGAGCAAGGGCCGTTTTCTCAGTTAGATATCGGTGCTTTTTTGCACTTAGAACCAATCAATTTTGGTTTGCAGTACAGAGGGTTGCCGTATAAACAGTTCGAAGATTTTCCTAACCACGAATCTTTAATCTTTTCATTGGGAGTAACTACCAATAACTTCAATATTGGCTATAGCTTTGACTATACACTGTCTAAGTTGACCATAAACGCCGGTGGTGCGCATGAATTCTCGCTATCCTATATTATAGATTTCAGCAAGCCGCAAATCACACCAAGGAGCCGCTGGAGAATTCCATGTCCTAAAAACTAAGTCGTCCTATGTCTGCTGACCAACTGCTGTACCTCATTCTGGGTATCGTCATACTAGACTTTTGTTTGGATCAGTTTCTAGATGCCTTAAACCGAAGGCATTCCAAAGGGACTATTCCAGAAAAATTAAAGGGAATTTATGAAGAGGAAGAGTATGCAAAGTCACAAGCCTATCAGAAACAACTTGGTAGCTTCGGGCTTTTGTCATCTGCCTTTAGCATTGTAACCACGCTTCTAGTGCTGTTTTTGGGTGGTTTTGGCTATTTAGATGCTCAGTTGAGTCCCTATATCAGCGACCCTATTCTTAAATCGTTAGCATTTTTCGGAGTACTTTTTATCCTGTCAGATTTAATCAATATTCCATTCAGTTACTATGCCACATTTGTCATAGAGGAACGGTTTGGTTTCAATAAAATGACACCAAAACTCTTTATCGTCGATAAGCTCAAGGGTTATCTACTAACAGTATTAATAGGAGGTGTTTTAGGGTATGCGCTTTTGTGGATCGTTAATGAACTGGGATCAAACTTCTGGATATACGCACTTTTGTTAGTGGCAGGCTTCATGCTTGTTATGAATGTATTCTATACCACTCTTTTTCTGCCACTTTTTAATAAACTGGTGCCTTTAGAAGATGGTGCTTTAAAAGATCGTATCAACGAATACGCTGCTGGCGTCTCTTTCCCGCTAGATAATATTTTTGTAATTGATGGATCTAAACGATCGACGAAGGCCAACGCTTTCTTTTCAGGCCTCGGTAAAAAGAAGAAAATAGTCTTGTATGATACGCTAATTTCAGATCATACCACAGAAGAAGTAGTCGCCGTGTTGGCACATGAAGTTGGGCATTTCAAGAAAAAGCATATTGTAACAGGCCTAATCTTAAGCCTAGTGCAAATGGCTATCACTTTTTACATTCTATCCCTATTGATCTTTAATGAGCGGCTATCGATGGCATTAGGAGGGGATGAGTTAGCGATTCATCTAAACTTTATAGCCTTCGGGCTCCTTTATACACCTATTTCAAGGCTTACTGGTTTGCTCATGAACATGCTAAGTCGTAAAAATGAGTATGAGGCGGACGCTTATGCTGCAAAAACCTATGACGCAAAGCCACTCATGTCAGCTTTGAAGAGACTATCCGTGAAATCGTTGAGTAATTTGACGCCTCATCCATGGTATGTCAAAGCGCATTATTCGCACCCGACTTTGCTTCAGCGACTTGAGGCAATGGAAAAATTATAGGAAGTCTATATCGATGTTTCCTTGATATCTCATAAGGAAGTTTACGCCATTTTCGGCAGACATGCCTTCGAAAAGAATCTTATAGAGCGTCTCGGTAATTAAAGGTTTTAATTGCTGACTATCGGCTAGTTGTTTAATGATTTTGATAGTATTCATACCCTCGGCCACTTCGTCCATTTCCTGAATAGCCTCTTCCAATGGTTTGCCTTGAGCAATTTTATAACCTAGCGTAAAATTGCGGCTATTGGTACTGGTCGTCGTGGCTACTAAATCACCAATCCCTGCTAGACCGATGAAAGACGATATTTCACCTCCGAGTGCTCGGCCTAAGTAGATCATTTCCACCAAACCGCGACTCACCAAAAGTCCACGAGAGTTTTCGCCCATGCCTAAGCCGGATAGAATTCCGGAGGCTATCGCAATAATGTTCTTCAGTACACCACATAATTCTACGCCTCTCAGGTCAGAATTACTGTAAACTTGAAAGTTCTCTGAACTTAAAAGCGACTTGCCAGCTTGTATTACTTCGTTAAATGGAGAAGCAATAACAGTGGCTGCTGGATGCCCCATAGAAAGTTCGCTTGCCAGATTTGGACCGGCCATACAACCCACTCTCACCACCACAGTTTCTTGCCTTATGATTTCGCTCATGGTGAACACATGTTCTTTTGTGAGCGAAAAATCTGGCGATTGCTGCGTTGGTAGTTGTAAGTCTAAACCCTTCGTGGCATGAATCATCATATGATAAGGCCTGAGATAAGGTGCCAGCTGAAGTATTAATTCTCTAAAGTTTGAAGAAGGAACCACCGGGAAAATAACATTGCAGCGTTTAGGTACCTCTTCTAGTTCGTTGACTACATGGACGTTATCTGCAAGCTGTTGCCCTGCAGATATCCGTGTTTTTTCTATTTCTGCGATAGTTTCTGGATTTCTTACATACAGAAAGACTTCCGCATTTCTTGCCAAAATATTGGCAACGGCAGTTCCAAAACTGCCACCTCCTAATACGCCAACTGTTTTATTAGACATACTTTTCTAGGTTATAACCCGTCAGTCTGTTGTGGTAATAGAACAGTACATTCAGGTCCTGTGTAGTTATATCTCCAGCTCTATTCCGAATTAAAGGGCGTTTGGCGTGATACATGCCAACATTTTTTAATCCGTGTTTTATAATACCGTCGGTATCTCCTGCCAAGTGAGGCGAAACGCTCAGTTTACCTTCACCGTACATTTTGTGCACTTTTGCGAGCACGCTTTTAAAAGACGCCTTAAACTCCTCGTAAGGAATGATCAGGTCTTCTTCTGGCAGTCGCAAAAGGTTATATAAATCTAGTTTTTTAAATCTCTTTTTAAGAATAATGAATGCCGTGTATGCTACTAAGTGACTGGCAAAGACTTTGTTGATTTTTAGATATTCCTCAACAATCCGTTCGCTGAGCATTCTTGTATACTCTACTTCGCGTTGATCGTTTTGCGATATAATTCTTCCATCTGCCGTAAAGTATTCTTGGGTATCGATAGTTCGTCCCTTCTGGTCGTAACTCTGACCATTTTCATCAACATAATTACCGAGCACATCCATGGCCTTGCCGATAGAAACAGAAATATCCGATCCTTTGGTAAAGAATTTTAATAAGAAGGCCGTGATTTTATAAGACGTAGAATACTCGTCATTTTCAACATAGTATCGTTCCTGGCCTTGTAACCTCAGGTATTGTTTTATCAGGCTGGGAGCCTCCAAAACAAAGTTATAGTTCAGTGTAACTGGTACTACGAATATTTTTTCTCGAGCGTCTCGCTTTCCTTTCTGGTAGTTAACGCGCTGCGCCTCAATAGCCGTGCTCAAGAGACCAAGTTTAAGGCGGCTTTCGATTTTTCCTGACCTAGATCGCGTACCTCCGGGGAAAAACAAGCTATGGCAGCCTCTTTGAATGGCTAGGCTTGAGTAAGATTTCAGCGTCTCTAAATAGAGCATGTTCTTTTTTCTTCGATCCACCTTGTAAGCACCAAGGCTATTCAAGAAATAAGAGATGATTTTAATGTTGAAAAGGTTTAGACCAGCGCCATAGATAAAGGCTGGTAAGCCCAAAACATTAATCACCCAACCGATGAGAATGGAGTCGAGGTTACTGAAATGGGTTGGTACCATCACTATGGTGCCCTTTTTAGCCAAAAGTCTCAGATTGTCAACCTCACCGGTGATATTGATTTTATCTTGTAAGGTGTATTGTGTACTAAATATTGACCAAAACCCTCTGGCCCTAGAAGCATTTAATAGTCTAGCAAAACCGAAGGTGACGATGGACCGAGCCATCCGATATCGAGATTTTTTAAAGTTACCCGCAATTTCGTCCGAATAGCGTAAAACCATGTCATTCAGAATAGAATCCAAACGCTCATCTTTTTCGGCATCGTTATCAGATAAAGAAATATCTAAAAGGCGATCTTTTACAGTATTTAAAAATGCTTGATCATCTTCTGGATCAACCGCCCAAGGATTTCTTTTAATTCGTAGTTTCTCTCGAAAAACTGTGGTTTCAATTTCTTCGATAAGTGCTTCCCGGGTAGGTGCCTGAGCCTTAATCCGCTTGATGCTTTCCGTGGCTACTTCTTCAACAAACTCTTGTCTATTGCGACTGAGCGCCACTACTGGCCATTCATTTATACCTCCTGGAACAACAGGATCGTACTTCTTCTTTACGTAGTCTTGAGATATTGATTCCATCCAAATAGAGTCTCAAAGATAGGAGAATAAAAAAACCATCATTGAGATCAGCCCTTAATCTGTTTACAAATTAAATCGATTTCTGATTCTGTGTTGAATGCATGAAGACAAATCCTTAGCCTTTCGGTTCCAGTTTTAACAGTTGGACTTAAAATTGGTCGAACGTCGAGCCCAATGTCTTTTAGTTTGTCGGCCAACTTCTTTGTCGGCCCGTTTCCTCCGATAATGATTGATTTTATCGCAGATGGGCTTTGATGATCGGGCAACTGTTGGTTAAAGTATGCGATATTATCCTTGAGTTGTTGAATCAAAACACTGTTATCCTTGAGGAAATCATAGGATTGCATAATTGATGTGATTTCAAAAGCACTAGGAGCCGTGGTATAAATAAAGGGCCTCGAAAAGTTGATGATAAAATCCTTGAGTAATTGAGATCCTGAAATACAAGCTCCATGTATGCCCATAGCTTTTCCAAAAGTATAAATAACAGCGAATACGCCTTCCTGTACCCCCATTTGAGCGATGAGCCCTTCGCCATGGTTTCCAAAAATTCCAGTGCTGTGAGCCTCATCTACCACCACTTTAGCCTGATGAGATTTAGCCAAAGCAATAATATCTTGAATGGGTGCAAGGTCTCCGTCCATTGAATAGACAGACTCGCATGCGATAAAAATTTCGCCAGTGCTCTCCTTGATTTTTTTCTCTAGGTCGCCTAGGTCATTGTGTTTAAAGGATAATCTTTTGGCATGACTTAAACGGCAGCCATCTTTAATACAAGCGTGAGCATATTCGTCATAAATCACGGTGTCTCCGCGCTGTGGTACAGAAGAGAAGAAGGCTAAATTGGCCATGTAGCCAGAATTAAATACCGTGGAGGCTTCGAACCCAAAAAAGCGAGCGAGCTTTACCTCGCATTCTTCTGTTAATTGACTATTTCCAGTTAACAACCGTGAACCAGTTGAGCCATTCTTGAAAGTCTGTTCATGGTAAGCTTCTTGGATGCGAACCTTTAGTGCTTCAGATCGGGCTAGTCCCAGGTAATCGTTCGAAGAAAAGTCCACAAGACTATCAGAAAATGGCTTAAGTTCTCTCAGAGCGTCGTCCTGCCTTCTTTTTTCTAATAAAAAACCGATGCGGCTTTCCTTATTCATTTCTGATGCTGATTTTAAGATAAATTATACTGATTTTTGCGCCAATTCTAAGCAATATGTTCTCAAAAGGTATATGCCTTTTCTTAGTCTTGATTATCTCTTGCGGTCTTTATGCACAAGGTGGCTACAAGAATAGTGAGTTTTCGTTTACCAACGAAAATGATGTATACCTTTTAAAGGATCGGGATAAATACTACTCCAATGGATTGATTACTCATTTTAGATGGGTTCCCAAGGCTTTTAGAGCAGATACCATCAAGAAAATTGTTGATTTAGAGTTTTCTCAGAAATATTTCACACCACAAGACTTGCTGCTTGGTCGGGTCGAGAATTTCGATCGGCCTTACGCTGGGTTGCTTTATGGTGGTTACAGTGTCAGTACTTATAAAGAGGAATCAAAAAGGTCTATGATCGGGTTAGAGGTTGGCTTGGTTGGGCCCATTTCGGGTGCTGAAGGATTTCAAAAATGGTATCACGAAACTTTTGGGTTTCCTCAGCCCAGAGGATGGGACTTCCAAATGCCCAATGAACTCGTTTTTAACATTAAAAGTGAGTTCAATAAACAGTATGTTTTAAGGCCAGGGAAGTTAGATGCAGTTTCAACTACGGCCTTTTCTTTAGGAACCGCTTTTACACATGCCTTCCAAAGATTAGATATTCGATTTGGGAAATTGCAGCCTTTAAGAAACTCCGCATTTACGAATGCATTAATTGGCTCAGGAAGTGAGAATATTCCTAAACACAATTATTTCTTTTTTGGTTATGGCCTTCAATACGTAGCACAGAATATCACTATCAACGGATCGGTTTGGAATGATAATGCGCCACATACAGAAACGATCAGACCTTGGGTAAGGCACTTAAGATTTGGTTGGGCGTCTAGTTCAGATCGAGCGACTTTTAAAGTCACCTATAATTGGTCAAGTCCAGAGATAAGAGGCAATGAGAACCATGCCTATATTGGTTTCGAACTTCAGCTTCGATTCCCAAGAAATCAAGACTAATCGCAACATTGAATTTCTATTCATTCGAGCGTTTTAGTGCTAGCGTTCGGGAATTGATGAATATGTCGAATATGTGTTTGGTGTTGGTGTATTACCTATTAATATTGTAGCGGCTAGACTAATGGCACTGAGACTTAAAGATATACAATCACCAGTGAAGACTGAGATGCTCGAATTTGAGCATAAGTTCAGGTCATTCATGAAAAGCAAAGTCTTCCTTATCGATAAGGTGACCAACTACATCGTCAAGCGAAAAGGTAAGCAAATGCGCCCCATGTTTGTGTTCCTTTCGGCAGGAGTAGTTGGCAATATTTCAGAAAGAAGTTATCGCGGTGCATCACTCATAGAATTATTGCATACTGCCTCATTAGTCCATGACGATGTGGTAGACGATTCTAATATGCGCAGAGGGTACTTCTCCATTAATGCCCTCTGGAAGAATAAAATTGCAGTACTAGTTGGCGATTATCTTTTATCGAGAGGTTTACTCTTATCCATCGATAACGGCGATTTCGATTTACTTAAAATTGTATCTGAGGCCGTTAGGGAAATGAGTGAGGGTGAGTTGCTCCAGATGGCCAAAGCTCGGAGCCTGGATATCACCGAAGAATTATACTATGAAGTCATTCGTCAAAAAACGGCTTCATTGATCGCTTCCTGCTGTGCCGTAGGGGCTGCATCTGTACAAGATGACCCAGAGGTGATCGCTAAAATGAAGGAATTCGGGCTTAATGTGGGAATGGCTTTCCAAATCAAGGACGATCTTTTTGACTATGGAACAGGTGAAATCGGGAAGCCATTAGGCATAGACATCAAGGAGAAGAAAATGACCCTTCCATTGATCCATGTACTGCAAAAATCTTCAAGTGCCGATAAAAGGCGGATCAAAAGAATTATCAAGAGTAATAAGCAGAACAATAAGAAAGTACAGGAAGTCATAGAGTATGTAAAGGCCAACGGTGGTATTGAGTACGCTAAAAACGTGATGCACGATTATTACAGAAAGTCGCAAGAAATACTGGATGAATTCCCAGATTCTGAGTTCAAAACTTCTCTAGGTCAGCTTGTTCAATTCACTATAGAACGGTCCAAATAAAAAACACCCATTGCTTTCTGGCAATGGGCGCTTCAGTTTAGCTTAGTAGTATATTTGTGTAGAAATATAAGATATAGTTAATATCCATATAGAAGACAATCCTCTATAGATCTAACCTTATTCGGATACTAGAAAAATTTTAAATCAGTCGATTTTGTCACTGGATTATTGATTGTAGATCATGATGATCCATTTCCAATTATCCGTAATAGTTTCTGATGGTTTGTAAAGATATCGTCCAAAAAGGGCATCGTTTTGCCTGTAAAGGTCTACAATATTTAGTTTGCTTATGGCATCCCAAGTTGTTTCAAAAGGTTCAGTGTAAGGCCCTTCAATATCATCTACAACTAATGCACTTGGGAAGGGTAATTCATCCACCAGCATAAAGAAATTACCAGCGCCAACAAAAGAAGGGGCAAAGACAATAGCATCTCCCGTTTCTGAGATTTCAGCATTGAAAATCTGCAAACTCGTTGGTGTCAGCGTCAAAGATACCGAGCCGTTTAAATCATTAGTTGGTTCTTGAATATCAGCAGTGACGGGCAGCTCGCTAAAGGTTAGGTCAACCTTTGGGGTGAAAAGTGTAGCGCCGGCTTGAAAGGTGTTGCTATTATAATCCACCATTAAAATAAGAACGCTGCTTTCCTCTGCCGTGGGCTCATCATTATTGTCACAACTCCACAAGAAGCAGGTGGCAAGCGTCAAAAATAAAATTGTTCTTTTCATAGCTAATCGATTAATGCGAAACTAAAACATAAAACGCAATAGGTATTCAATTGGTCTGATTTAATCCGAATTACTGAATAATTCGACACAATAAAACTTGAAAAGGATGGAATTAAAGAAATAGCCCCCACGCAGGTCCACTTTTCTCCAAAATCTAACCCTAGTCTTGCTTATAGAACTGGCTTTAGCATAAGTATTTGATTATAAGCCGATTATTCATTTTGGGTCAACAGCCACTAATGTCCCTTTTTTAAGGCTTGAGTTGTGTTTTTAAGAAAAAAACTTAACTTTTGTAGAGAAGTGGAAAAAAGTGCAAAATTGTGGGTGACTGTGGGAAGTTTTTCTATCTTTGTATTAGTTCAGGTGTGTAATGTCTTTTTTTACCGGAGAATATGATTGCAAGCTAGATGCAAAAGGAAGGTTGGCTTTACCTGCTAAGGTGAAGGCGGCATTGCCTGATGTAGCTGTTCAGGAGCTCGTTTTAAGACGAGGTTTTGAGTCATGCTTGGTATTGTATCCGAAGGTGGAGTTTAAAAAGATTATTAATCGAGTTCGGTCATTGAGTGAGTTCAATGAAGATTATCGAAAGTTTCAGCGCAGTTTCTTTAGAGGGAATGCAGAAGTGGAGTTGGACAGTGCTGGAAGGATCAATATTCAGAATCGTATGCTAGCGTATGCTGATTTGACGAAAGAGGTGGTTGTTGTAGGGTTGGGGAATAGAATCGAAATCTGGAATCCAGACCTGTATGAAGAAAACCTCATCAATGACGTGTCAGAGTATTCGAAATTGGCCGAAAAGTACTTGGCTGATGACTAAAAAGAATGGTTGACTATCACGTGCCGGTAATGTTGCAGGAATGCATCGAAGGACTGGCGATTAAACCAGAAGGAATTTATGTAGATGTGACCTTTGGAGGCGGAGGTCATTCAATTGAAATACTGAAGCATATATCGGAATCGGGAAAGCTCTTGAGTTTTGACCAAGATGATGATGCTAAGGGAAATGCCTCAAAAATTGAAAATCGTTCTTTCACATTTATACAGGCCAATTTCAGGCACCTAAGGCGGTATTTAAAGCTCTATGGTGTTGGGAGAGTAGATGGTATTTTGGCTGATTTAGGAGTTTCTTCTCATCAGATAGATGAGGTGTCTCGCGGGTTTTCAATCCGAGGAGATGCTGAGTTAGACATGAGAATGGACCAAGGAGTAGACTTGACTGCGCAAGATGTGGTAAATGACTATTCTGAAAAAGACCTTCACCGCATTCTGGGAATCTATGGTGAAGTAAAGAATGCCAAAACCTTGGCTGGAGCTATCGTTTCCGAACGATTCTCTAAGCCATTCAAGACTACTTTCGACCTGATTGCATTGCTTGAAAAGTATGCGCCACGAGGTAGGGAAAATAAATACTACGCTCAGGTGTTTCAGGCATTGAGAATTGAGGTCAACGATGAAATGGGAGCGCTAGAGGATTTTTTGAATCAAACTTCCGAATCTCTCAAGCCGGGCGGTAGACTCGTGATTATGAGTTATCACTCACTTGAAGATCGTATGGTGAAGAATTTCATCAACAAAGGGAAGATTTTTGGCGATGTGGAGAAAGATTTTTTCGGAAACGAAATAAAGCCCTATAAGGCTATAAATAGAAAATTAATACAACCGAATCAACAGGAACTAAAAGCTAACAGTAGATCCAGAAGTGCGAAACTTCGGATAGCTGAGCGAATTTAAAAATGGCTGAGAATAGATTTAGAGTCAAAGAAAACGAAAGGCCTCGCGGCAGGGGATTCTTCGGCTTTTTGTCTGCGAAGTTCAACATCGGTCAGGAATTGAATTCAGAGTTGCCTGTTAAGCATTTGCCCAAAGTAGTATTCACTGTTTTACTAGGTGTTTTCTACGTTTGGAATAATCACTACGCTGAAAAATCTATTCGAGAGATCGATCGCTTGGAAGACGTAGTAGAGGATTTAAAAGCAGATGTGACTACGCTGGAAGCAAACTACATGTATGGTAGTAAGCAATCAGAAGTTGCCAAGAAGGTTAAGCCTCTTGGATTGATTGAAAGTATGGAGCCACCCGCAAAAATCATTGTAGAAGACAATGAATATTAAGAAGGACATATTGCTTCGGGTGCGCATCGCTTTTTTAGGTGCTCTTGTCTTCGTCCTTGCGATCGTTTATCGTATGGTAGACATTCAGGTTATCGATGGTGAACAATGGAGAGAACAAGCCAGGGTTAATAGCCTTGATTTTAGAACCATAAAAGCAACAAGGGGAAGTATATATTCTGATGGGGAAGACCTATTAGCTACTTCATTACCCTTTTATAGATTGGCCTTTGATCCGTCAGTGGCCCATGACACAACATTTACGTCCAAATTAGACTCCCTTTCACACCTATTGTCAGCTTTTTTCCGAGATCATTCTTCCGACTACTATCAGAAGAAGATCTCGGAGGCTCGACAAGCCCAAAAGAGGTATCTAGTCCTCAACAATCGAGATTTAAATTATCAGGAGAAAGAACAAGTGGCCGAATGGCCTATTTTCCGTTTAGGCCAAATGAAAGGTGGCGTCATCTTTGAAAAAATTGATAAAAGACACAATCCATTCGAAAGCCTTGCGGAAAGAACCATTGGTGGTCTTAATGCTGAAATGGAAGCAGCCTATGGCATCGAAAAAAGCTTTGACCATTTTCTAGCAGGAAAGGATGGAGAAGGTTTGTTCCAGAAAATGGCTGGTAAAGGCAATTGGAGACCGATTAATGCTTCTTCAGACATAAGACCTGTCAACGGTTATGACGTTCATACGACGATCGACGTAAACCTTCAAGATGTAGCCCAGAGTGCATTATTAAGAAAGGTTTCCGAGCTAAATGCCAAATACGGGACTGTAGTCTTAATGGAAGTTAAGACTGGTGAAATCAAGGCGATTTCCAACTTAAAAAGAACTTCTAAAGGAACCTATGCGGAGAACTTCAACTACGCTGTGGCTGAAAATAATGACCCAGGTTCCACCTTCAAATTAGCTTCCATGTTGGCTTTGCTAGAGGCTGGTAAAGTGGAGTTGACGGATTCTGTAGATACGGAAAAAGGTGCTACAAAATTCAGTGACCGTACAATGAGAGACCACAAAAATGGAGGATACGGTATGCTTACAGTGGAAGATGTATTTGTGAAATCGTCTAATGTTGGTACAGCCAAGTTAGTGGCAGAGCATTTTGGTGACAACCCTCAGGAATATGTAGACATAATAAAGCAAACAGGTTTAGGGAAGTCGCTTGATTTTCAATTGATCGGCGAAGGTACTCCTTATATAAAGGATGCAAATGACGAATCATGGTCTAATGTTACCCTGCCTTGGATGTCCATTGGCTACGAGATGCAGTTGACTCCATTGCAGACGCTAACGCTTTATAATGCTGTGGCTAATAATGGCAAAATGATCCAACCGATCCTTGTCAAAAGTATCAGACGAGCCGATAAGACTATTGAGACTTTTGAATCTAAAGTCCTGAATAAGAAAATTGCCTCAGATGAAACGCTCGCCGATCTAAGAAAAATGCTGGAAGGCGTGGTGGAGAGAGGAACCGCCAAGAATATTAAAAATGATATCTACAAGATTGCTGGTAA
It encodes the following:
- a CDS encoding penicillin-binding protein, encoding MNIKKDILLRVRIAFLGALVFVLAIVYRMVDIQVIDGEQWREQARVNSLDFRTIKATRGSIYSDGEDLLATSLPFYRLAFDPSVAHDTTFTSKLDSLSHLLSAFFRDHSSDYYQKKISEARQAQKRYLVLNNRDLNYQEKEQVAEWPIFRLGQMKGGVIFEKIDKRHNPFESLAERTIGGLNAEMEAAYGIEKSFDHFLAGKDGEGLFQKMAGKGNWRPINASSDIRPVNGYDVHTTIDVNLQDVAQSALLRKVSELNAKYGTVVLMEVKTGEIKAISNLKRTSKGTYAENFNYAVAENNDPGSTFKLASMLALLEAGKVELTDSVDTEKGATKFSDRTMRDHKNGGYGMLTVEDVFVKSSNVGTAKLVAEHFGDNPQEYVDIIKQTGLGKSLDFQLIGEGTPYIKDANDESWSNVTLPWMSIGYEMQLTPLQTLTLYNAVANNGKMIQPILVKSIRRADKTIETFESKVLNKKIASDETLADLRKMLEGVVERGTAKNIKNDIYKIAGKTGTAQKLINGRYTWQTYYASFAGYFPAEEPLYSCIVVIDSPKGMDKFGGDVSAPVFKEIADMIYAKNLEIHDSFESDLMASQGKFPVIRAGKFDELNELCNQLGISNYFEGQSEWVRSTVSNNAIIWKENHDGENLVPNVKGMSLRDAIYILENIGLKVSVTGSGRVEKQSVPAGRRITQGARIKIELG